The Triticum aestivum cultivar Chinese Spring chromosome 5A, IWGSC CS RefSeq v2.1, whole genome shotgun sequence genomic sequence AACAAATTTTGTATGTATCTTTACTCTCTATTATAGCTATATTTGCATGGTTCTGAACTCTATATGTATCTTTACTCTCTATTATGTTTTATTTATATCGATGTGTATGATGAATTTTTAACTTGATTTATTTGTATCAAGATATGGCTGATGAACAAGTTCTTTATTGCTTTAGCAACCTCCCCACACGGTAAGGCCCACTTTTTTGTAGTAAGGGATACAAATTATGCGAAGTTAACTGGCTACAATTCAAAGGTCATTATATAAGAACTTCTCAACAAGAATGTGCTCTTATGGGTCCACCTAGCTATTGCATCAGCCCACTAAGCTATTGGATATATAAGCCATGCTGAGAATAGAGTTATGTGTAACTTCACATCCTTAACTAACTTCACTAACTGGCACATGAAGACTGTCCAAGTGTTTCATTGATCCAGGCAACAGTGGAAAAACCCCCGCAGTCCACTAGTTTAAACTTTATACTTGATTGCCAAACCTTAAATTCATTACTTGACTCATACAAGTCAATATTGTAAACTGAATTTAGGTCTAATGGTAAATAACTTAGCCCTAATGGTAAATAACTAAATAAACCTAAAGTCTAAAAGGTGCAGCTGCACTATTTAGCAAAACCGGGAGCACACCCCTGCCGGCCATGCGATCTGCAACCACATGCTATTACCGCATGGTCGCATTTTACCTGGAACAGCTCATTACTTGATGATAATAAGATGGCATATGCACTGGATTGTCGCATTTCACCTGGGAAAGCTCATTACTTGCCACGCCTTCTTTTACTTATTTGGAAACCTCATGGGACAGCGTTTTCATACTTGCCTAAATAAAAGGGNNNNNNNNNNNNNNNNNNNNNNNNNNNNNNNNNNNNNNNNNNNNNNNNNNNNNNNNNNNNNNNNNNNNNNNNNNNNNNNNNNNNNNNNNNNNNNNNNNNNNNNNNNNNNNNNNNNNNNNNNNNNNNNNNNNNNNNNNNNNNNNNNNNNNNNNNNNNNNNNNNNNNNNNNNNNNNNNNNNNNNNNNNNNNNNNNNNNNNNNNNNNNNNNNNNNNNNNNNNNNNNNNNNNNNNNNNNNTTCTATAGCCACGTCCCTAAACATAACAAAGAAGATTGTTGTTTTCGGTGCATAATTGAGTGTTGGCAATCAGTGACATTTTGACTGGTTATAAATGCCACAGGTGACTTGTAGACAGTGATGTTGTTCAAGAAACTGAAGCCCAAACAGAGAAAGAAAATGCTAACGAGTACAACAAAGCAAcctccctttctttttctttcatcGTGCCATCTTCATTTAACCAAAGCAGGATGACAAAACTACTTAAACTATAGCACTAGCAACTACTTGAACTCTTTTGTGGCCAAAATAAATGTACTACTTATAATTACTATGGCATACCTCTTTCAATAGCACCCACTACTTATGATATTCTACTTGACTTAAGACAGAAAAAGGACTATGAAACTAGCTTTTTAAAAGGGGATATATGAAactaaatcatagatatttgatcATACAGTGCTCTAGAGAGATATGCGCATAGAAGTGTATTTCAGACAATGGTATAAGGCTACAGCAAGCCATAGCTGCATAAAGTATAGTAATAAGCATAGACGTATGGTGCATAGTAGAGGTACAAAGGAACCTACATTTTCTATTCAGGTCACCAGATTAATAAGCATAGACGATGATGACTAGATTAATAAGCATAGACGGTTGGTGTATAGTAGAGGTACAAAGGAACCTTACATTTTTCATTCAGGCGCAGGTGTGATTGCCTGATATGCTTCATACCATGAAAATATAACATAGGCAATCCTCATCTATGGGGAACTATTGTATATGTTCTAACAATAACTAAGTCGAAAGTGGCACTGTACCTTATTTATTTGACTGGTTAATGCAGTCAGGGTGGTATGATTATGAATGCTTGTAGGGAAGTGCAACCAAGGATTCACCTTCCTCCAATCCCACGTGACAAATTACACATCTACCAACAATAATTACAAGTTAGCATGCCACTTCAATAATATATATTATTGGAAGGCTATGAAACTTATAAGTATTTGAACGTACTGTTCTGTGTTGCCGTCTTGCATGTCTTTTGTGTTGTAAGTTACTGAAGGTAAGGAAGCAAGTGTATCAGCAGAGAGACCTCTACTTTCTGTACTAACCACTCCGCCCAATGCAACTAATTCCTGAAATCATGACTAGAACCATTAGCATTGCATCTTTGAACTTTAGATGCAAGCCCAGGCACCAAAGGGAATAAAGCAAAAACAACTTGCCTCGTATGAGTACTCATCTGGATCAATCTCTTGCCATGAACCCTGTGTTTTTTCAATAACATGCCGATTTGTAAATGTAGGTTACTCAGTCAAATTTGGCTGGTTTCAATAAGTAAGCAAAAACACAGTACCACAATTTGAACAAAGACAAAGTTCTCCGTGCATAAATTAGACGAACCGGAGGTGCATGCCACAATCCCCGGAGAAAACATGGCAGGAGGTAAATTTACCACTTTTAGCATAATATATCAGAGAATAAATTAGCTCTACCAAGCAATTATGTCACTGCTTCAATGAAATAAGCAAGTACTACACTGTATGTCACACACATTAAcgaaactagatgatgccccgcgcgttgctgcgggaatttgtAGCGCTATTTAGGAAGAGAATAACCTGGCAAAAAGAATATTATTAATTAGATATAGAAACAGGGGGATATAATTGATAATTGGAATCTGTTCTATACATTGTTGTGCACTGTCGGTTCATCTAAAGGAATCCTATAGAAGAAGCGAGCAAACACATACCAAGATTCCGGTCGATAATCCCAACAGGATAATCTCAGATGCTCATCCTCAGGAGAGTGAAGAGACACCCTGTCTACCATTAAAAACAACTCCTTTTTTGGAAATTTATAAATGAGAATTTGCTCCAGAAGCAGTAATATAAAATTTATAAAAGCTCTAATCCAATCATAAATAGTTATTGGGAGGACAGTAGTTCATTAAGCCAATGATTCCAAATGCTCAGCAAGAGCATATGCTGGATTGTATTCTAATCGACATGACTCCTTCTGCATACAAAAATGATAAATACAGAAAATGAAATTTAACAAAGCATTTGTGTTTGACATGGTCTAGTGGTATACTCATTTCTATGAGTATATAACTATATATATGATACATGGTGTTGGGTGCAAGTGAAGTTACGACGGGTCTGAAATCTTAAGATGTAGTTAAATATGTCTTGTTGTCAATAGCATAAATGCCTAATTTCACCTAGTGTATATACATGGAACATTATAGCTAGAACAGGAAAAGGTTGACCTAAGAAAATGGCAGTTTGCAACTCTATCAAGATTTCGGTGTGATCTGTGATGTAGATTTCTTGCAAGATTTAAGGTTTTCAGGTCGGAGTAATCCATAAATTTATTCTTTTCAGTATTCGACTGAACATGTAGGTAGCAAATTTATATGATACTTGGCTCAGAAAAAAGAAATGGAGCCTTTTCACCCTAGAGTAAACCTCCCAGGTGATCAAAACCACCAAAAAAATATTTTCTCTTCCATTTTACATGAGTAAAAAAAACAATTGGGTTGGATCCTTCTAGCACGGTACATGATAAGTATGAAAGTAGCATGTTCACAATTGATTTGGACTCAAACATAAGAGAATAAAATGGCATGTTTCATCACAGTAATTACTGcagaaaactaaaaagcaaatgtTTCTGCCATGTGCATATCTGAACTTAAATATGCTATTCTCGTGTAGTATTGCGAAAGAAAGAGAACCCATCAATATCACAACCCAGAATATAGAATGTgaacagtaagatggcatgtttcATTGACGTGAATTGCAGTTAATCGgaagaaagaaaaaatagaaaaagagagcAAAGACATACCGAGATTCCGGTAGCAAAATGGATAGTCTCCTATGCTCCGCCTCAATAGAGTAAACACATATCCGCCTACTAATAAAAAACAATACCCTACTTGCTGCAGGCACTTGTAACTGGAATTTGCTCCCAATGGCATGCAGTAACATCAAAAATGTGAAAGTGAAAACCAATCTTAAATAGTTTTTCAGAGGCCCGTAGTATCATTCAGCCAATGGTTCCAAACTCTAGACAGGAGCACCTATTGGAGTGTCTTCCTCCTGTAGAACAGCTAATGCCAGGGTGAGGATTATATCGGAAAGAACTTCAACCATAAATCATAGACCAAAAAAAACTTAGCATCAGTGACAAATTTCAGCTACAGCATATACATGGAACATTAGTTAGAATAAGAAGAGGCTGGTCTGAGTAAATGGCAGTTTGTCAACANNNNNNNNNNNNNNNNNNNNNNNNNNNNNNNNNNNNNNNNNNNNNNNNNNNNNNNNNNNNNNNNNNNNNNNNNNNNNNNNNNNNNNNNNNNNNNNNNNNNNNNNNNNNNNNNNNNNNNNNNNNNNNNNNNNNNNNNNNNNNNNNNNNNNNNNNNNNNNNNNNNNNNNNNNNNNNNNNNNNNNNNNNNNNNNNNNNNNNNNNNNNNNNNNNNNNNNNNNNNNNNNNNNNNNNNNNNNNNNNNNNNNNNNNNNNTAGGTGAGGTTGTACCTTTAATTAGTTTCCCTGCATTTTAGTTTCTGTGTTGTTTAGAGGTAATCTCTCTTCGTAAAGCTGATTTAATCCTGCAAACAAATTTGATGAGATGAGTAATTACGGGCCATCATAACAAtccagagagagagatagaaaaaTATATGTGTAGAGAGAGAGATCGGAATCAGATCGGGCAATACTTGTTGACATCGCAGATTAGAATCAGATTGAGAGCCCTCGTCCATCCTCCTTGCCATTAGACTATTGGCTCCCGTGGATGTAGAATTTGTTGGAGAACATCAGCGCTCCAGTGAAGGACCAACACCAGAGCTGCGCCATGTGCGATGGCGAGGAGGGCCCTGAGGAAGCTAGAGCACAGGCTATCTGGCGGTTTGCTCTCGGCGGCGAGGCGGGCCGGCCACAGGTGAAAACGGTGCACATGGACGGGGCGGTGGCAGGGTAGGCTTGACGCACTGGTTGTTGCAGCCATGGAGCTTGGATATTGGAGAAGATGCACGAAGCGACGGGCTGTGGGAAAGGAAGTGGTGGAGCCATGGAACTGAAGCGGAGAAGTAATGGGATCCGGCCCGGCGTGTGCTCCTGTCGGACTTCCACTCTTCGGTTACATAAATATCAACGGGCCTCTTCGGTTTTTAGAGAGTAGGTTCACACGATTTTTTTAAGAATGCTGATGTGGTGAGCTGCATGACCAAAATAATTAAGAGAAATTGATTATgtggctgcatgtcaagagaaatagattagtggggatgaactatttaggtattggGTATTATAGATAAGCATTGCTGTAGGTCCAAGGTCATTTCATCAAAATTTGAGTGCTCCCACCTTTGACCTTCCAACTTGCAAATACAAAAATTAAATCCATCCAAGACAAGGAAACATAAATCACTACCTGCGTGTCATTTATGTGATCCTCGACATGCTCCACCGCCCGCCCTACAAAGCAAAGGCAAAAGCAAAAGTGCACATTAGCAGCCCGCGGGAAACATGAATTGAGCTGGGAAAAAATCCATAAACAATCGCTGAATCCCAGCGAGGGCCCATAAGCTGCGCAGAGACCTCACGCTCCTCGGCGTCCTGAAGCACTCGAGCGTAAGCCTCGTCATCCTCGTACTCTGCAGGGTCTAGCTCTGGCTCcacatcctccacctcctcatcatcatcgaaCCCCTCCTCCTCGTACTCAGGAGAGCTCGTCCTCGCCTTCATCCTAGCACTTGCCCTCACCCTCAGCCTCGATATCACCGTCCCCATCACCGTCGACGCCACCCGGGTGCTCCTGGTGGTGGACGCGGAGGTGGTGCTCCAGCTCCTCCTCTCCCATAATCGCAGCCCTCACCGCCGGCGGCTTCGTTCATCCGCAGCATCATTAGGGCTTCTCCTGCATCGATCCAAACGGGATGTACATGTTAGTCGCTCCCGCAAAAGAATTAAAATATCGGGATGTCAGTCGCGCGCATCGGAACCCTAGGGACGAGGACGGGACGGCCGGGGCCGCGAGATCTATCAACTTGCCTGCTCCTGGAGGACGCGCGGCGAGGTCGGCGTGGACCTGGCTGAGGGGCGTGAAGGGGCGCCGCGCCGCGCCTCGTCCTCGGCCGCCGCAGCGGCATCGTCTCCCCCTCCGGAagcggcggccggcggctgcgGGGAAGGTCGGGGCCgtgcctctcgccgccgccgctcccgttGGAATACTCCAGGGGAGCgatggggcggggcggggcggacgGGATTACTCTGGTTAAGCGCAGCCTGGTCGCCGGGATCTGGTAAAACTAAGCAAACGACACGCATAACCCCCATCACCGGCGGGATCTGGTTCGTGTCCGCGGCTGCCTGGGCAAAAGGTGCCGCCGGGCCTTGGCTTGGTCAACTCCACGAAAGCCTGTCGTTGGGCTATTTGGGTGTTTGGCTCTTGTGAAAACTCTTATTTCCGATGAAAACCAGATAGAAATGTCTCAACTACTAAATGTGCTGCTTTGTGTTTCTCATTTTTAGTAGTACTACTATATCCTATGATTGATACAAAGTTCATTTGGCAGATGTTTGAAGCTCGAAAATGGTTTTTTTTTTTGGCGCTATGGGACGCTAAGCTTGCTATATGGTTGCTAATGTGTTATATTGCGTACATTCCTAATTATGTTT encodes the following:
- the LOC123104267 gene encoding E3 ubiquitin ligase BIG BROTHER-related (The sequence of the model RefSeq protein was modified relative to this genomic sequence to represent the inferred CDS: added 63 bases not found in genome assembly), translated to MTRLTLECFSTPRSARAGSEHVEDQINDVQDSWQEIDPDEYSYEELVALGGVVSTESRGLSADTLASLPSVTYNTKDMQDGNTEQCVICHVGLEEGESLVALPYKHS